One window of the Pyrinomonadaceae bacterium genome contains the following:
- a CDS encoding D-2-hydroxyacid dehydrogenase yields MERIVFLERDTIQADFRRPGFDHEWVEYADTLPPEVSGRVRAASIIISNKLSLGEPQLAHALEVKLIAIAATGSDCVDLDYCRRRGITVCNVRGYAVNSVPEHVLMLILALRRNLLLYRQDVQAGKWQQSKQFCLLTHPLHDIKGSTIGIVGYGSIGKSMAQLAESVGMTVQVSEHKNAKSIRVGRTAFDEVLVQSDIVTLHCPLTDETRDMFGRREFEMMKRSALLINTARGALIQDEALVAALQEGLIAGAASDVLREEPPRSGSPLLDLNLPNFIVTPHVAWASHEATQTLADQVIDNLEAFVAGRAQNVLT; encoded by the coding sequence ATGGAACGCATCGTCTTTCTCGAACGCGACACCATTCAGGCGGACTTTCGCCGCCCGGGCTTCGATCATGAGTGGGTCGAGTACGCGGATACGCTCCCGCCAGAAGTTTCCGGACGCGTCCGGGCCGCATCGATCATCATCAGCAACAAACTTTCTTTGGGCGAGCCGCAACTGGCGCACGCGCTTGAGGTGAAGCTGATCGCAATTGCGGCGACTGGTTCGGACTGTGTCGATCTGGACTATTGCCGCCGCCGCGGAATTACCGTCTGCAATGTGCGCGGCTATGCCGTGAATTCAGTACCTGAGCATGTGCTGATGCTGATTTTGGCGCTGCGCCGCAATCTGCTGCTTTACCGGCAAGACGTTCAAGCCGGCAAATGGCAGCAATCCAAACAATTCTGTTTGCTCACTCATCCACTACACGACATTAAAGGCAGCACAATTGGCATCGTCGGTTATGGCTCGATCGGCAAATCGATGGCGCAGCTCGCTGAATCGGTTGGCATGACCGTTCAGGTTTCAGAACATAAGAACGCCAAATCAATTCGCGTTGGCCGCACCGCGTTCGATGAAGTACTGGTGCAGAGCGATATTGTGACCTTGCATTGTCCGCTGACGGACGAAACGCGCGACATGTTTGGCCGGCGGGAATTCGAAATGATGAAGCGAAGTGCGCTACTAATTAACACCGCGCGGGGCGCGCTGATTCAGGATGAAGCGTTGGTGGCGGCATTACAAGAAGGCTTAATCGCCGGCGCGGCGAGCGATGTGCTGCGGGAAGAGCCACCGCGGAGCGGAAGCCCATTGCTGGATCTGAATCTGCCGAACTTCATTGTGACTCCCCACGTGGCGTGGGCGAGCCATGAAGCGACGCAGACCCTCGCCGATCAAGTCATCGATAACCTTGAAGCGTTTGTCGCGGGACGGGCCCAGAACGTGTTGACTTAG
- a CDS encoding GNAT family N-acetyltransferase: protein MRIEIRRAHPEEADTLTEIAHAAKRHWKYPESWIQQWRMDLTISGEFISNHEVFAATINGAVVGCCALVVTDALAEIEHMWIRPEQMGSGVGRALFEHVRARAVERGANVLELSADPYAEGFYARMGAKRIGEIPADMDGQSRVLPRMRIEF, encoded by the coding sequence ATGCGCATCGAGATTCGCCGCGCCCATCCGGAGGAAGCAGATACTCTCACTGAAATTGCGCATGCAGCCAAACGTCATTGGAAGTACCCTGAAAGCTGGATCCAACAGTGGCGGATGGACCTGACTATCTCGGGTGAATTCATCAGCAATCACGAGGTCTTCGCAGCCACCATCAATGGCGCAGTTGTTGGTTGTTGTGCCCTAGTGGTGACGGATGCGCTCGCAGAAATCGAGCACATGTGGATCAGGCCCGAGCAGATGGGCAGCGGTGTAGGTCGTGCTCTGTTCGAGCATGTAAGAGCGCGCGCCGTGGAACGTGGCGCGAACGTGCTTGAACTTTCAGCCGATCCTTACGCCGAAGGGTTTTACGCCCGCATGGGAGCGAAACGCATCGGTGAGATTCCAGCTGACATGGATGGGCAGTCACGAGTATTGCCAAGAATGAGAATCGAGTTTTAG
- a CDS encoding VWA domain-containing protein — protein MPFSNLIQPVIRCARLWRAFHTATKQHASGVRTGKRFVWFRAAVVLIALGCLLSSLWAQAGRRSQPAGEGSSTLNVVAFRENESATAITARDISLFDNGVEQSIKSFVPDRSAARIVLLVDNSLTLRADVEKLEAAALEFAYEIYDGDKLLIVGYDDNAEIVSDWTDDAKKIQGELKTFRKKGEPHLFDAMLAVIEDALRPLTSQKRAIVVISDGLDKGSKAKFNQALAALQQLDIAVYCVQAPDRTRGAIRRDVPKPRQVIDDLAEGTGGSIFPIDDPGSAAKAIADELRKKRYVLSYLPKSVITSEPRRLLVVAESGIVARSKTMQPAN, from the coding sequence ATGCCTTTCAGTAATCTCATACAGCCTGTGATTCGGTGCGCGCGCCTCTGGCGTGCTTTTCACACTGCAACAAAGCAGCACGCCAGCGGCGTGCGTACCGGGAAACGGTTCGTTTGGTTCCGGGCCGCGGTCGTCCTGATCGCTCTCGGCTGCTTGTTGAGCAGCCTTTGGGCGCAGGCTGGCCGCCGTTCACAACCGGCCGGCGAGGGTTCATCGACGCTGAATGTCGTTGCTTTCCGCGAAAACGAGTCAGCAACTGCCATTACGGCCCGCGACATCTCGTTGTTCGATAATGGTGTCGAGCAGTCCATAAAAAGCTTTGTGCCTGACCGTTCCGCGGCGCGCATCGTGCTGCTGGTCGACAACTCGCTGACCTTGCGTGCTGACGTGGAGAAACTGGAGGCGGCGGCGCTCGAGTTTGCCTACGAGATTTATGACGGAGACAAGCTGCTGATCGTCGGCTATGACGACAACGCCGAAATTGTTTCCGATTGGACGGACGACGCGAAGAAGATCCAGGGCGAGCTAAAGACGTTTCGCAAGAAGGGTGAGCCCCATTTGTTCGACGCGATGCTCGCCGTGATCGAGGACGCCCTGCGACCGCTGACATCGCAGAAGCGGGCGATCGTTGTCATCAGCGACGGATTGGATAAAGGCAGCAAAGCGAAGTTCAATCAGGCGCTTGCGGCTCTACAGCAGCTCGATATTGCCGTCTATTGCGTCCAGGCGCCCGATCGAACGCGCGGTGCGATTCGTCGCGACGTACCGAAACCACGGCAAGTCATCGACGATCTCGCCGAAGGAACGGGCGGAAGTATTTTCCCAATAGATGATCCAGGCTCAGCGGCTAAAGCCATCGCCGACGAGCTGCGAAAGAAGCGTTATGTCCTGTCGTACCTGCCCAAGAGCGTGATTACCAGCGAGCCGCGCCGGCTGTTGGTAGTGGCCGAGTCCGGAATTGTCGCGCGCTCAAAGACGATGCAGCCCGCGAATTGA
- a CDS encoding FmdB family zinc ribbon protein, which produces MPIYEYRCKKCAKQTEVLVRAPAKPPTRCRECGGRLEKLISSPAIQFKGEGWYVTDYARKGSVAEKVEKELSSDTSSEKSKGGDKEKPKPAAKKTDKA; this is translated from the coding sequence ATGCCAATCTACGAATATCGTTGTAAGAAGTGCGCCAAACAGACCGAGGTGCTGGTGCGCGCGCCCGCCAAACCACCGACCCGTTGTCGCGAATGCGGGGGGCGTCTGGAGAAACTGATTTCGTCGCCCGCCATCCAATTCAAAGGCGAAGGGTGGTACGTCACTGACTACGCGCGCAAGGGAAGCGTCGCCGAAAAGGTCGAGAAGGAACTGTCTTCGGACACCTCTTCGGAAAAATCGAAAGGCGGCGATAAAGAGAAGCCCAAGCCGGCTGCAAAGAAAACCGACAAGGCCTGA